From the Corynebacterium zhongnanshanii genome, the window GGGAGCACGCGGTCCATGAACTCCACGACCGTGACGTCCACTCCGTAGTTCGCCAGCACGTAGGCGAATTCCATGCCGATGGCGCCCGCGCCGATGATGACCATGGACTCGGGAGCCTCTTCCTTCAGGATCTGCTCTTCGAAGGAAAGGATATTGCCGCCGATTTCCACGTCCGGCAGGGAGCGGACAACGGAGCCGGTGGCGATGATGGCATTGTCGAAGGTGATGGTGGAGCCGGCGTCCTCCCCATCGGTGATCTCGATGGTGTGGTCGTCGGTGAAGGAGCCAAGACCATTGATTTCGGTGATCTTGTTCTTCTTCATCAGGTAGTGCACGCCCTTGACGATGCTGGCGGAGACCTTGCGGGAACGCTTGTGGGCTACGCCGAAGTCGAAGGATACGTCGCCGGAGATACCGAAGGTCTTGGCTTCGTGGTTGAAGATGTGGGCAACTTCGGCGTTTTTCAGCAGGGCCTTGGAGGGGATGCAGCCTACGTTGAGGCAGATTCCACCCCAGTACTGCTTTTCAATCACGGCAACTTTTTTGCCGAGCTGGGCTGCGCGGATGGCGGAGACGTAGCCACCTGGGCCCGCTCCGAGTACTACTACGTCATAATGTTCACTCACGCTTAACCAGCGTACGCGCCTGGGCGTTTATTGTCCTCCCTGGGAGGATCAAGGAAAACATTTCACCCCTCCCATCTATTTTGCCCCCGTAAGAGAAAAAAAGCTGACAGAATACTGAATGCGCGGTAATATCACCGCCTGAGCAGTCGTTAAGGCTGTAGACAACGCTGTTGCTTACGCGGCTTAGGCCTCCACTGGAGCCAGCGTTACTGACACTCTTCATAGAGGACATCCCACATATAAATATAAGGACCTACACGATGAAGCGAAGCATTTTCCGCGTAACCGCAGCCACCCTGGCTGCGCTGGCACCAGTTTCCATCGCCTCCGTTGCACCCGCCACGGCCGGCACGCCTGTCGACCAGATCGCTGGCGATCAGTACTCCGGTACCGTTCCTGCCGGTGAGATCGTCGCCATGGACGACGAGTTCTTCGCCGGAAAGTTCGAGGGCAATGACTCCATGAAGTGGGTTGACTCGAACCGCGAAGAAAAGCCTATCCAGGCAGCCCCGTGGGTGGAGAAGATCAAGAAGTTCCGGAATATCCTTGCTCACACCGAAGACAAGGAATTCCGGCCGTTCGATAACGTCCACGTGTACGTCATCAAGTCCCACACGATGAATCGTCTGGTGCCGGTGGCCGTCATTCAGCCTCGCAACCCAGCTCAGCGGGATAACGCTCCCACCCAGTACCTGCTCAATGGCGCTGACGGTGGCGAGGGCGGAGCCAACTGGATCGTCCAGACGGACGTCATCGAGTACTTTGGCGGAAACCCCTACGAGGCTCTCTACGGAGACAAGGGCCTGGACTCGGGCACCCTTAAAGCCACCAAGTCCCCCGGCATCGGCGCTAACATCGTGATTCCTATGTCCGGAGCGTTCTCCTACTACACGGACTGGGTGAACGAGGAGCCAGAGTTGGGCGGAAAGCAACTGTGGGAAACCTTCATGACCCAGGAACTGCCGAAGGCCATTGAGCCTGCGCTGAAGGCCAACGGCAAGCGCGGCATCGCGGGTCTGTCCATGTCCGGCAGCACGGTGCTGAACTACGCCCAGCACCACAAGGGCCTGTACGACACGATCGGTTCCTTCTCCGGCTGTGCCTCCGCAACCACCGGCCTGGGCCCTGCCTTCATTGACATCACCCTGAACCGTGGCGGCACCAACATGCAGACGATGTGGGGCGGCCCATTCTCGGAGAGGGCTCGCTACAATGACGCTCTGCTGAATGCCGAGAAGCTCCGTGGCCAGGAAAACATCTACGTGTCCAACGCCACCGGCTTGGCTGGGCCGTATGACATCCTGTCCGCCCCACGCATCCACAACGAACTTAGGGCCACCGCCACGGTCCTCGTGGAAGGTGGCGCAATCGAGGCAGCAACCAACGGTTGTACCCACGAGCTGGCAGCCAAGACGAACGCCCTGGGAATCCCTGTGACCTACAACTTCCGCCCACAGGGCACCCACCAGTGGGGCTACTGGCAGGATGACATGCGCGCCTACTGGCCAGTCATGACCAGGGGCCTGGGCACCGCCGAGTCCCACCCACAGCCGGAGAATGATCCTTACCAGGATGCTCAGGCTGGAACGCTGGTGGGCTCCGCCACGGAGCTGGGTCGTCAGTTCGGCTTGAGTTCTTAGGCCCTGCGGCAATCCCCTGCGGCTGGCCGCCACC encodes:
- a CDS encoding alpha/beta hydrolase translates to MKRSIFRVTAATLAALAPVSIASVAPATAGTPVDQIAGDQYSGTVPAGEIVAMDDEFFAGKFEGNDSMKWVDSNREEKPIQAAPWVEKIKKFRNILAHTEDKEFRPFDNVHVYVIKSHTMNRLVPVAVIQPRNPAQRDNAPTQYLLNGADGGEGGANWIVQTDVIEYFGGNPYEALYGDKGLDSGTLKATKSPGIGANIVIPMSGAFSYYTDWVNEEPELGGKQLWETFMTQELPKAIEPALKANGKRGIAGLSMSGSTVLNYAQHHKGLYDTIGSFSGCASATTGLGPAFIDITLNRGGTNMQTMWGGPFSERARYNDALLNAEKLRGQENIYVSNATGLAGPYDILSAPRIHNELRATATVLVEGGAIEAATNGCTHELAAKTNALGIPVTYNFRPQGTHQWGYWQDDMRAYWPVMTRGLGTAESHPQPENDPYQDAQAGTLVGSATELGRQFGLSS